The segment TCCTTGAAGACAACCAATGACTCAAATGCTGACAACAATCCTGAAGCCACCAAGAAACCTGAGTGAAGAAAGTTTATTTAGGGTTTTAGGTATGAAATCGGACAATATGAAAactaatttatgaaaataattgtaAAACTTCGATTATGGGGATATATCAGTTGTCAATGGATTTTTGTTTCATTATGGATCCTGCAGAATTTGGaatagaataactctattatttctatttattGTTATTACTTTGAAGTTAGATAAATAcctttttttatgattttgacAAATAACCGTTTAATGTAAGAGTTAAGTTGCATTTAGTTTGaaaggtttgaaacttttattTGTTTGCTACGACTAAATGAATCAAGAAATCGTTATTCTTAGATATTGCTAGAATAAATAAAAGTCTTTCCTTATCTTTTAGCTTCTGTTTCATCACTATCACTTTTTGGTCTTTATCAACAATTATCCTTTTTAGGTACCAAGCAGGGGCGGAGCCAGCACCTTATCCAAGTCATTTGAAATGTAGTGATGATGCATCTATCACCAACATATATCCTCGTTGAAGATGATGCTCCTATGTCTGATGTTGTAACCTTATGTCTGAACCAATTCTTAATACAGAAAATATGCTCAGTACATATTTCTTGTTGTagaaatatatgtatatgtaacatgtatatgatatattacTGTTTATGTCAGATAAAAGTAAAACAGAGACAAGAACTAgagaatatttgatatatacTTCCAATTCATTACAtttcaaatatcaaaaaaaaaaaaaacttcttcaacGAGGATAGAAATCTGTAATCGATGCATCATTGATAGAACCAGTAATAGACCTGCTTGTAGATTGGGTAGACTCCAAGCCATCAGTGTCTAGTTCATGCCTGCTTGGGAGGCAAAATCCTGGTGCTCTAGGCACAGGTAAAGTAGTTGTGCTACTAGTGAGCATCACAATGATTTCTGGCAACAATGGACGATCTGCAGGATCTTCTTGAATGCATAATAGTGCAATATGGATGCATCTAGTAGCCTCAGTGCTTTGATAACTCTCTCCTATTGTAGGATCTATAAGATCTAATGGTGATCCGTTTCTCCAAAGCCTCCAAGCCTAATACAAGTGATCAAGTAAATGAAATCATATGGCTTAATCATATAGACAAATGTAACTTCAAAGATCAATACTCACATGTGCGACCAAATTGCCACCAGAGTCACCAGTGTGGTTGAAACTGCTAATCTTTTTGCCACTTATGACCTCCAGAATCAAAATTCCAAAGCTATAGACATCAGATTTCATGGAGAAATTGCCACGCATCGCGTATTCCGGAGACATATAACCACTGCAAAAATATGTTATACACCTTTTTAGCCTATTGATAACAAATCGACCACCAATAAAGTTCATATCATCAATTTGAGCAAGAAAGTTTACTATGTTCCAACAATTCTTCTTGTGTCGGCTTGACTTTGATCAACTCCAAAAATCCTTGCCATGCCAAAATCTGCAATCTTGGGATTCATATCAGCATCTAAGAGAATGTTACTCGCCTTGAGATCACGGTGTATGATTGTAAGCCGTGAATCTTGATGAAGATATAGGATCCCTCGAGAAATCCCTCCAATAATGTTGTAACGTCTTGTCCAGTCTAGTTCGCTTTGCTTTGCAAGATCTGCATGTTCATTGCATACATATGATATATTTAGCTATAACAGCACTTAAAATTAATTAGTACATAAGTTCATATATCATACCAAAGAGAAAATAGTCGAGGCTTTTGTTCGGTACAAATTCGTAGACAAGTatcttttcttctccttccaaaCAGAAGCCTAGAAGCCTAACCAGATTCCTATGCTGAAGCTTTGTCACAAGAACGGCTTCGTTCTTGAACTCATGAGCACCCTGTCCTGATGATTTCGATAGTCTCTTCACAGCTACTTCAGTTCCAGTTGAAAGAGTTccctataaaaaaatataaatcaaatgttGCATTTCAGAAAGGGAAATAACAAATCACGCTGAGAAACCACTTATTACCTTGTAAACTTCACCAAATCCACCTCGGCCAATCAGATTACTGTCTGCAAACGTATCAGTTGCAtctttaatcattttaaaactaaattgcAGTGAGCGTGTTGTTGTGATCTCATCACCAGCTGCACAAAGAAAGCGAAAAAAAGATCTTTCTTAACATCTAATTTCTTTTTCAAGAATCTGTAAAATAAAACAGTTAAGCAGTTGATTGGTACATGGAGAACCAACCTCGAACTTCATTTGTTTGGTATAACTTCCTTTTCCTGCAAACCATGAATCCTACAACTAGTAGTACCAACATAATGACGGCAGGGACAACAATTGCCACAATAATACCTGTTGAAATAATCTTTcgatctacaaaaaaaaagaaatcaccaACAAAAACGGCAAATGAGAAGAGTCCACTTGACTTTTCCACACATTCTTGTTACAAATA is part of the Brassica rapa cultivar Chiifu-401-42 chromosome A09, CAAS_Brap_v3.01, whole genome shotgun sequence genome and harbors:
- the LOC103833859 gene encoding putative cysteine-rich receptor-like protein kinase 35, yielding MKLKTSFLPVFLVSLVALDSLSAQEICFNGFFKPNSTYDLNRRQLLSSLASNVTSNNGFFSSSIGQTPNRVFIIGMCIPGTKPETCSDCIKGASDRLSQSCPNQTEAYTWPDCCMVRYSNVSFSGSLLMEPSQALYNTGDIGDTDANMTVFDRVYDELMIRTITAASNGSSSFEQKYFAAEVASLTNLETMYAMMQCTPDVSSGDCEFCLEKSVGEYSSCCRGKQGGAVIRPSCFFRWDLYPYAGAFDNVTLPPARPQASSPPPPSLSPPVSDTANTTGKDRKIISTGIIVAIVVPAVIMLVLLVVGFMVCRKRKLYQTNEVRAGDEITTTRSLQFSFKMIKDATDTFADSNLIGRGGFGEVYKGTLSTGTEVAVKRLSKSSGQGAHEFKNEAVLVTKLQHRNLVRLLGFCLEGEEKILVYEFVPNKSLDYFLFDLAKQSELDWTRRYNIIGGISRGILYLHQDSRLTIIHRDLKASNILLDADMNPKIADFGMARIFGVDQSQADTRRIVGTYGYMSPEYAMRGNFSMKSDVYSFGILILEVISGKKISSFNHTGDSGGNLVAHAWRLWRNGSPLDLIDPTIGESYQSTEATRCIHIALLCIQEDPADRPLLPEIIVMLTSSTTTLPVPRAPGFCLPSRHELDTDGLESTQSTSRSITGSINDASITDFYPR